The nucleotide window CCATCTCTCATACAGCTTTTTCATCTCATCCACATCCGATACCTCTGCAGGTGTGAGCTTAATCCTTGACTCTCCTTCCTCAGGATGTAGAAGGGTGTATATGCCTGTGATCAGATCTCTGAATCCCAGCTTTCGATAGATCGAGTGGGCGATCGAATCCCTTTCAACGGTGAGCAGGATTCCCCTGCATCCCTTCTCCTCGAAGTATCGGATTATCTGTTTCACAAGCTCCGTTCCGATCCCTTTCCCTCTTATCTGAGGTGAGA belongs to Candidatus Poribacteria bacterium and includes:
- a CDS encoding GNAT family N-acetyltransferase — encoded protein: MSGIEYRHFQPGDEKGIIELLPDQWLQGCQGGVCYLNDPNLDPESVRLAIHNGKIVGHVQGILYPVFIEGKFQKFGWIDTLFVSPQIRGKGIGTELVKQIIRYFEEKGCRGILLTVERDSIAHSIYRKLGFRDLITGIYTLLHPEEGESRIKLTPAEVSDVDEMKKLYERW